A single region of the Lycium barbarum isolate Lr01 chromosome 2, ASM1917538v2, whole genome shotgun sequence genome encodes:
- the LOC132626749 gene encoding pentatricopeptide repeat-containing protein At3g48810, translated as MYLKEGCSLLLKVHKKSVPLILNVNPSFNLDQLNSKNPIELKEYDVLNRLKYEENVSTALEYFKWVANSTSFKHTLLTYKIMMEKLGQEKEMDSVQYLLQQMKLEGISCSEDIFISVIDSYRRGKASEQALKTFYRIQDFGCKPTARIYNHLLDALLSENRFHMINPIYSNMKKDGVVPNVYTYNILLKALCKHNRVDGAKKLLLEMSNKGCCPDEVSYTTIVSSLCKFGKVKEAREVAMRFTPTVPIYNALINGLCKVDNIKEAVDLLDEMAYKGVDPNVITYTTILNAFADQGNIGLSFAMLSKMFVRGCSPNIHSFTCLIKGISLMGRWCEALDVWDGMIKEGILPNVIAYNALLHGLCLAGNMNMALSVCSAMERSGCHPNSTTYSILIDGFAKSGDVIKACEIWNRMINLGCRPNVVVYTCMVDVLCRNFMFEQAYNLLHNMVVEDCPPNTITFNTFIKGLCSSGRVEWAVILYNQMERFGCSGNTNTYNELLDGLFKCNNLTVALELVREMEEKDIEFNLVTYNTIASGFCHMGMLEEVVKLVAKMLVRGIKPDILTFNILMNVYCKGGKVESAKQLLNAMTEVGLRPGFISYTCLIGGLCSWIGLEATICCLQRMINDGIPPKISTWNVLVRHLFTKIDYRSALEYIESILAAD; from the coding sequence ATGTACTTGAAAGAAGGATGTTCTTTGCTGTTAAAAGTCCACAAAAAGTCTGTTCCTTTAATCCTTAATGTAAACCCAAGTTTCAATCTTGATCAACTTAATAGTAAAAACCCCATTGAGCTTAAGGAATATGATGTGTTGAATAGACTGAAATATGAAGAAAATGTTTCAACTGCTTTAGAGTATTTCAAATGGGTTGCAAATTCAACATCTTTCAAGCACACCCTTCTCACATATAAAATAATGATGGAAAAACTCGGGCAAGAAAAGGAGATGGATAGTGTTCAATACCTCTTACAACAGATGAAATTAGAGGGTATTAGTTGTTCTGAAGATATATTTATTAGCGTGATCGATTCGTATAGGAGAGGTAAGGCGTCAGAGCAAGCGTTGAAGACATTTTATAGGATACAGGATTTTGGGTGTAAGCCTACGGCTAGGATATATAATCATTTATTGGATGCATTGCTTAGTGAGAATAGGTTTCATATGATTAATCCTATTTATAGTAACATGAAGAAAGATGGTGTTGTTCCAAATGTGTATACGTATAACATTCTTTTGAAAGCGTTGTGCAAGCACAATAGAGTTGATGGAGCTAAGAAGTTACTTCTGGAAATGTCGAACAAGGGGTGTTGTCCTGATGAAGTGAGCTATACAACAATTGTTTCTTCTTTGTGTAAGTTTGGTAAAGTAAAAGAAGCAAGAGAAGTAGCCATGAGATTTACGCCTACTGTTCCTATTTATAATGCTCTGATAAATGGGCTTTGTAAGGTAGATAACATTAAGGAGGCAGTTGATTTGTTGGATGAGATGGCTTATAAGGGAGTTGATCCTAATGTCATTACGTACACTACGATTTTAAATGCATTTGCTGACCAAGGAAATATTGGTCTTTCTTTTGCTATGCTGAGCAAGATGTTTGTTAGAGGTTGTTCTCCAAATATTCATTCGTTTACTTGTTTGATTAAGGGAATTTCATTGATGGGACGATGGTGTGAAGCTCTTGACGTGTGGGATGGTATGATCAAAGAGGGAATTTTGCCCAATGTTATAGCATATAATGCACTTCTCCATGGTCTCTGTTTGGCTGGTAATATGAATATGGCTCTGTCTGTTTGTAGTGCAATGGAAAGAAGTGGCTGCCATCCAAATTCAACAACCTACAGCATCCTCATTGATGGCTTTGCTAAATCTGGAGATGTGATTAAAGCATGTGAGATATGGAATAGAATGATAAATCTTGGTTGCCGTCCAAATGTTGTGGTATATACATGTATGGTTGATGTACTCTGCAGAAATTTCATGTTTGAACAAGCTTACAATCTTCTACATAACATGGTAGTAGAAGATTGCCCACCAAATACCATTACTTTTAACACATTTATCAAAGGTTTGTGTTCTAGTGGTAGAGTTGAATGGGCAGTGATTCTATATAATCAAATGGAGAGATTTGGTTGCTCTGGTAATACTAACACATATAATGAGTTGTTGGATGGTTTATTTAAATGTAACAACCTTACGGTAGCACTTGAGCTTGTTAGGGAGATGGAGGAAAAAGATATTGAATTTAATTTAGTTACATACAACACTATAGCATCTGGTTTCTGCCATATGGGGATGCTTGAGGAAGTTGTAAAACTTGTGGCAAAAATGCTGGTTAGGGGAATCAAACCTGATATTCTCACCTTCAACATACTTATGAATGTGTACTGTAAGGGTGGTAAGGTTGAATCTGCAAAACAACTTCTGAATGCTATGACTGAAGTCGGCTTGCGTCCAGGTTTCATATCCTATACCTGTCTGATAGGTGGACTGTGCAGTTGGATTGGTTTGGAAGCCACAATCTGTTGCCTTCAGAGGATGATAAATGATGGAATTCCACCCAAGATATCGACGTGGAATGTTCTAGTCCGTCATTTGTTTACCAAGATTGACTATCGAAGTGCACTAGAATATATAGAAAGTATATTGGCAGCAGACTGA
- the LOC132626750 gene encoding protein REGULATOR OF FATTY ACID COMPOSITION 3, chloroplastic isoform X1 — MESLIVTSSPDITKLLSSSSSPSFSANGHCSFFLYFPHNKNNPFSSLKLRTSVVTSASNKDKKNKKKSDSHSFVPKPDEATGPFPEALLLRERKVQEDGRLLPEFADAEEGKPLFEELFEALNLQLESDLNVDQMRHYEVVYLIHEDHADEVESVNAKVQEFLKEKKGKLWRFSDWGMRRLAYKIQKASRAHYILMNFEVGAKWINDFKSMLDKDERVIRHLVMKQDKAETEDCPPPPEFHTVVAGTDDENEEDLDDDDYDEDDLEDDIEMEMNNDGVILVDADDDVDDRNSRKSNTHETGKRKVSV, encoded by the exons ATGGAGTCCCTTATTGTTACCTCTTCACCTGACATCACAAAGTTGCTCAGCTCCTCTTCCTCTCCTTCATTTTCTGCAAATGGTCATTGTTCTTTTTTCCTATATTTtccccacaataagaacaacccCTTCTCTTCACTCAAACTTAGAACCTCTGTTGTTACATCAGCATCAAACAAAgataagaagaataagaagaaatCAGACTCCCACAGCTTTGTTCCTAAACCTGATGAAGCTACTGGTCCTTTCCCCGAAGCTCTGCTCCTTAGAGAG AGGAAGGTCCAAGAAGATGGTAGACTTCTACCCGAGTTTGCAGATGCTGAAGAGGGTAAGCCATTATTTG AGGAACTGTTTGAGGCTCTAAATCTGCAGTTGGAAAGTGATCTGAATGTGGACCAGA TGCGACACTATGAAGTGGTGTATCTGATTCATGAGGATCATGCAGACGAGGTTGAGAGTGTGAATGCAAAAGTTCAAG AATTTTTGAAAGAGAAGAAAGGGAAGTTGTGGAGATTCAGTGACTGGGGTATGCGTAGACTGGCATACAAGATTCAGAAAGCATCACGAGCTCATTACATTTTGATGAATTTTGAGGTTGGAGCCAAATGGATTAATGATTTCAAGAGCATGCTTGACAAAGATGAGAGAGTCATTCGACATCTTGTGATGAAGCAGGACAAGGCAGAAACAGAGGATTGTCCTCCTCCTCCAGAGTTCCACACAGTGGTTGCTGGTACAGATGATGAAAATGAAGAGGATTtggatgatgatgactatgatgaaGACGATTTGGAGGATGACATAGAAATGGAAATGAATAATGATGGTGTTATTCTTGTGGATGCTGACGACGATGTAGATGATAGGAACAGTAGAAAAAGCAACACACACGAGACAGGAAAAAGGAAAGTGAGTGTGTGA
- the LOC132626750 gene encoding protein REGULATOR OF FATTY ACID COMPOSITION 3, chloroplastic isoform X2 yields the protein MESLIVTSSPDITKLLSSSSSPSFSANGHCSFFLYFPHNKNNPFSSLKLRTSVVTSASNKDKKNKKKSDSHSFVPKPDEATGPFPEALLLRERKVQEDGRLLPEFADAEEEELFEALNLQLESDLNVDQMRHYEVVYLIHEDHADEVESVNAKVQEFLKEKKGKLWRFSDWGMRRLAYKIQKASRAHYILMNFEVGAKWINDFKSMLDKDERVIRHLVMKQDKAETEDCPPPPEFHTVVAGTDDENEEDLDDDDYDEDDLEDDIEMEMNNDGVILVDADDDVDDRNSRKSNTHETGKRKVSV from the exons ATGGAGTCCCTTATTGTTACCTCTTCACCTGACATCACAAAGTTGCTCAGCTCCTCTTCCTCTCCTTCATTTTCTGCAAATGGTCATTGTTCTTTTTTCCTATATTTtccccacaataagaacaacccCTTCTCTTCACTCAAACTTAGAACCTCTGTTGTTACATCAGCATCAAACAAAgataagaagaataagaagaaatCAGACTCCCACAGCTTTGTTCCTAAACCTGATGAAGCTACTGGTCCTTTCCCCGAAGCTCTGCTCCTTAGAGAG AGGAAGGTCCAAGAAGATGGTAGACTTCTACCCGAGTTTGCAGATGCTGAAGAGG AGGAACTGTTTGAGGCTCTAAATCTGCAGTTGGAAAGTGATCTGAATGTGGACCAGA TGCGACACTATGAAGTGGTGTATCTGATTCATGAGGATCATGCAGACGAGGTTGAGAGTGTGAATGCAAAAGTTCAAG AATTTTTGAAAGAGAAGAAAGGGAAGTTGTGGAGATTCAGTGACTGGGGTATGCGTAGACTGGCATACAAGATTCAGAAAGCATCACGAGCTCATTACATTTTGATGAATTTTGAGGTTGGAGCCAAATGGATTAATGATTTCAAGAGCATGCTTGACAAAGATGAGAGAGTCATTCGACATCTTGTGATGAAGCAGGACAAGGCAGAAACAGAGGATTGTCCTCCTCCTCCAGAGTTCCACACAGTGGTTGCTGGTACAGATGATGAAAATGAAGAGGATTtggatgatgatgactatgatgaaGACGATTTGGAGGATGACATAGAAATGGAAATGAATAATGATGGTGTTATTCTTGTGGATGCTGACGACGATGTAGATGATAGGAACAGTAGAAAAAGCAACACACACGAGACAGGAAAAAGGAAAGTGAGTGTGTGA
- the LOC132621263 gene encoding desiccation-related protein PCC13-62-like — translation MNQDNVDCHVPKSDVDLLEFPLNLEYLEAEFFLWAAFGCGLDSFAPNLAAGGPPPIGARVAKLSPLIRDVIVQFGFQEVGHLRAIKKTIAGFPRPLLNLSAESFGTVMNDAFGHPLEPPFNPYANDINFLLASYVVPYVGLTGYVGANPKLLSPTAKKLVAGLLGVESGQDAVLRTLLYERATEKVEPYGITVAEFTSRLSKLRNKLGHRGLKDEGLIVKPKDGAEAKLKGNLLAGDRHSLAYDRTPEEILRIVYGTGKENEPGGFYPKGGDGRIAKSHLRKTKK, via the exons ATGAATCAAGATAATGTTGATTGTCATGTACCAAAATCAGACGTGGATTTACTAGAGTTTCCATTGAATTTAGAATACTTAGAAGCTGAATTTTTCTTGTGGGCAGCTTTTGGCTGTGGGTTGGATAGCTTTGCACCAAATCTTGCTGCGGGCGGGCCACCACCGATCGGTGCCAGAGTAGCCAAACTTAGCCCTCTCATAAGAGATGTTATTGTGCAATTTGGTTTCCAAGAAGTTGGTCATTTGAG GGCGATTAAGAAGACAATAGCTGGATTTCCAAGACCGTTGTTAAATCTTAGCGCAGAATCATTTGGCACAGTGATGAATGATGCATTTGGACATCCTCTAGAACCACCTTTCAATCCCTATGCTAATGACATTAACTTTCTTCTTGCATCTTATGTTGTTCCTTATGTTGGGCTCACCGGATATGTTGGAGCAAATCCTAAACTCTTGAGTCCTACTGCTAAAAAG TTAGTAGCGGGGTTATTGGGAGTGGAATCAGGTCAAGATGCAGTTCTAAGGACGTTGCTTTACGAGAGAGCAACAGAGAAAGTGGAGCCTTACGGGATAACAGTGGCTGAGTTCACGAGCCGGCTATCAAAGCTAAGGAACAAGCTAGGACACCGAGGATTGAAGGATGAGGGCCTCATTGTGAAACCAAAGGACGGGGCGGAAGCAAAGTTAAAAGGGAATTTGTTGGCTGGAGACAGACACTCTCTTGCCTATGACCGTACTCCTGAGGAAATACTCCGGATAGTGTATGGAACGGGCAAGGAGAATGAACCTGGCGGATTTTATCCCAAGGGAGGGGATGGTCGGATTGCCAAATCTCATCTTCGAAAGACTAAGAAATGA